In one Thermococcus sp. 2319x1 genomic region, the following are encoded:
- a CDS encoding MoaD/ThiS family protein: MRIKVRLYGELALKYGAEVELEVEDGTTIGDVLKILKISDSEHHLILNERKVSKDHPLSDGDTLKVLPVVYGG, translated from the coding sequence ATGAGGATAAAGGTTAGGCTCTATGGTGAGCTTGCTCTAAAATATGGTGCGGAGGTTGAGCTGGAGGTTGAAGATGGAACAACTATCGGGGATGTCCTCAAAATTTTGAAAATAAGTGATTCGGAGCACCATTTAATTTTGAATGAAAGAAAAGTTTCAAAAGACCACCCACTAAGCGATGGAGATACCTTAAAGGTTCTCCCGGTAGTTTACGGAGGCTAG
- a CDS encoding OsmC family protein, translating into MVDYKDMTIKVIGERISPTKMKVKAGNFEITIDKLGGEAPSPLDYTLAALAGCLNIVATLVAKDMGMEIEDLSVEVEGVFNPEKLYGKGTQRAGYKEIKAKIKVKTDADEETLKKWLEQVEERCPVSDNLANPTPTKVEFEKC; encoded by the coding sequence ATGGTAGACTATAAAGACATGACAATCAAAGTTATAGGGGAGAGAATTTCTCCAACAAAAATGAAGGTCAAAGCCGGGAATTTTGAGATTACAATAGACAAACTCGGCGGGGAAGCCCCAAGCCCGTTAGATTACACCCTCGCAGCCCTTGCAGGATGTTTAAATATCGTCGCAACCCTTGTAGCCAAAGACATGGGGATGGAAATTGAAGATCTGAGTGTTGAAGTTGAAGGAGTTTTCAATCCCGAAAAACTCTACGGCAAAGGAACTCAAAGAGCTGGCTACAAAGAGATCAAGGCCAAAATTAAAGTGAAAACTGATGCTGATGAAGAGACCCTCAAGAAGTGGCTCGAACAAGTTGAGGAACGCTGTCCAGTTAGCGATAATTTGGCAAATCCAACCCCAACAAAGGTTGAATTTGAGAAGTGCTGA
- a CDS encoding glycoside hydrolase has product MYQKFGYHFHAYQPGDIIYIHDGSGWDPIKYSERLSPVSLKIRDIEVKARNWTRTVIKAYEYTSDALGSLKSGCISVDFEPFTLYMILRYKPKIYAEIVDLLKNKVEPVPTTPFHPIMPHLSTFEQEILARISFDFYEPFIKDRDVVGYWLPENVITKETAKIVAESTQKEIVFLLDERQFVGLHFPQAKFSCNTYKCDDKIGYVFGRDHQLSDAFAFNTLDVDGLVRAVVEGRIDVFKENSEIPYLVYLASDLEALLSNPQQLDKFITWLSKLEEKGVETINAVEFIRKKRNGEFKRLEGECSEHFRINVKDYSSWSDYYDLSTDGRTGDIRWLGMRREDGRVINRVYKGKKVSQLWKYAFTKLFRELNRSIRFGVIDLIHRYLPEASIEDIKEFLARYARIFFREHYEYFEMDTTVEYIMEPLKDLDPTLALRLGRIYYIMLLANHSDPRFWENIDTRVTFENVSAISKALIELMKVYIDENMHERANYILLEYMKLLAFPQLYYDYELFKMPGLEGWETSEKAWFDSLKSEVPNCDYNVITRAALYVGKEDLPEDIRNALEVLYDMKKAVADTGHISGEMHGNWENKEWCEHRARV; this is encoded by the coding sequence ATGTACCAGAAGTTTGGATATCATTTTCATGCTTACCAGCCCGGCGATATCATATATATTCACGATGGTTCCGGGTGGGATCCGATAAAATATTCAGAGCGATTAAGTCCGGTGTCCCTAAAAATAAGGGATATAGAGGTAAAAGCCAGAAACTGGACAAGAACCGTTATTAAAGCATACGAATACACAAGCGATGCCTTAGGATCTCTAAAATCTGGGTGTATAAGTGTTGATTTTGAGCCCTTCACACTTTACATGATCCTGAGATATAAACCAAAGATATACGCGGAAATAGTCGATCTGCTCAAGAACAAAGTGGAACCGGTTCCAACAACACCTTTTCATCCAATAATGCCTCATCTAAGTACTTTTGAGCAGGAAATCCTTGCGAGAATCTCCTTCGATTTCTATGAACCCTTTATCAAAGACAGGGACGTTGTTGGGTACTGGCTTCCCGAGAACGTTATCACTAAAGAAACTGCCAAAATCGTAGCTGAGTCGACCCAAAAAGAGATAGTGTTCCTTCTGGACGAGCGGCAGTTTGTTGGCCTTCACTTTCCCCAAGCAAAGTTCTCCTGCAACACCTACAAGTGCGACGATAAAATAGGATACGTCTTTGGAAGGGATCACCAGCTGAGCGATGCTTTTGCCTTCAACACACTTGACGTTGATGGCCTTGTGAGGGCTGTTGTAGAAGGTAGAATAGATGTTTTCAAAGAGAACTCTGAGATTCCCTATTTGGTTTACCTCGCAAGCGATCTTGAGGCTTTGCTGAGCAACCCACAGCAGCTGGACAAGTTCATCACTTGGCTTTCAAAACTTGAGGAAAAAGGAGTTGAAACAATAAACGCAGTGGAGTTCATTAGAAAGAAGAGAAATGGGGAGTTCAAAAGGTTAGAAGGAGAGTGCAGTGAGCACTTTAGAATCAACGTCAAGGACTACTCGAGCTGGAGTGATTATTACGATCTCAGCACAGACGGAAGGACAGGTGACATCAGATGGCTCGGCATGAGAAGAGAAGACGGCAGGGTAATTAACCGTGTCTACAAAGGGAAGAAGGTTTCACAGCTTTGGAAGTATGCCTTCACAAAGCTGTTCAGGGAGCTAAATAGAAGCATACGCTTTGGTGTTATTGATCTGATCCACAGGTACCTCCCAGAGGCAAGCATAGAAGATATAAAGGAATTTCTGGCGAGATATGCGAGAATATTCTTTAGAGAACACTACGAATACTTTGAGATGGATACAACGGTGGAATACATAATGGAACCGCTTAAAGACCTTGATCCAACGCTTGCTTTAAGGTTGGGAAGGATATACTACATAATGCTGCTCGCCAACCACTCAGATCCCCGGTTCTGGGAGAACATCGACACAAGGGTAACATTTGAGAACGTCTCCGCGATCAGCAAGGCACTTATAGAGCTCATGAAGGTTTATATTGACGAGAACATGCATGAGAGAGCCAACTACATTCTCCTCGAATACATGAAGCTTCTTGCTTTCCCCCAGCTCTACTACGACTATGAGCTCTTCAAGATGCCCGGGCTTGAGGGATGGGAGACAAGCGAAAAGGCTTGGTTCGATAGCCTAAAAAGTGAGGTTCCAAACTGCGATTACAATGTAATAACAAGGGCAGCCCTCTACGTTGGAAAAGAAGACCTCCCAGAGGACATAAGAAACGCCCTTGAGGTTCTATATGATATGAAAAAAGCAGTGGCAGATACGGGGCATATCTCCGGAGAAATGCACGGAAACTGGGAAAACAAGGAATGGTGCGAGCATAGGGCCAGGGTTTAG